TTGAGATTCACGTGGAAACGTGGTATCACACAATGATTGCACCACCCACCcactcagcagcacaaagcattcAGCCCTGAAGCTGAAGGCCAAATCTCGAGCCCCAAAAGCTACCAGCTCCACTAGCAAGGCATGTGGCTCCAGTGGCCCTCACTGCAGACAACtgaagtgtttgttttcagcagacTAGAAAGCATTTTCGTTTGTGTAAATAGAAGCCTTGGTGGCAAAGGACAGTTCAGCCATTACAGAATGACCCCAGGTTGTTTCTAACCacagaacaacagaaatgtgttttgttcaACACctttcatatttaatttatttagatATTCTCTACATTAAAGTATTCTCATGCCAACACTTGCAGCCTCCCATTCCTAcctcaagagaaaaaaatagacttGACACAGCTTTAGAGTGGAATGCACTGGAATAAAGTTACTATTGTGTCCAAGTTACAGAGAACACTGAACAAACCCATAGAACTGCACACAGGAAACATCAGGGAAAGCTGGAATTAGCACGCTATCCTTTGAGTCACGTTAGCACCTTCCTAGACAAGCACTGAAGGCGTTCAGAGAGGTGCAACATGCTTTGGTGAGCTAGACCAGAGATAAGATTACATTaagcctgggaaaaaaaaaaagccagcaagcCTGCCAGCACTGGGCTCTGAGCCTCGTCTGAACCAGTTTAAAGTAAGAAATAACACTGAAGAGGCTAGCCAAGTTCGCAGTGATAGGGAATGCTGAGCTCTCCTGGCTAGCCAAATCTGTGCCTGGAGTGCAAACCACAAGAGCTCTGAACACGACCCAGGACCCAGCGCCACCTACAGCACGCTTTGTAGCAGAATTCAATATCCTTTCATGCATGAggttgctttctgctgttgcaTTGTTTAGTCCAACGCATTTTAAAAGCTGACCTCCCACCAGTACAATTGTGTCTCGCATAAAGAGGTTTTCTTTACATCTCATATCATCCCCTTCAATAGCAGCATGGAGCCTTGAATTAGCCAGTCTTAACCTACTGACACTACTGATCTCAGAGCGCTTCAGCTGCTGTCACACGTCTCTGGCATTTccacaatgaaaaagaaaagttaagtAGGAATCTTTCTTTGCAAGCTTCAAGGTACAATTTGGAACCTTTAATTCAGCCACTGAGCCATAACACGCTGCCTTCAGGTAAGCAACCCACTGGCCTGTGACCTCTGCACTGAGACCTTGCTAGCAGAAAAGCACTTAGCATGCTCACTAGTGTCCTTAGTTCATACACGCCTTTAAGAATTTTAAACCACAGTTAAATCAGTGACTTGCATTTTTTAGAGATATGACATTGTGCACCACACTTTGCACATGTTAGCCTGGTcttcaggcacagcagcaggacagcagagaGCCATCTGTTCTACCAGCAGCAAGGCAACTGCACGTGATCAAAATGAGCAGATGCTTTGGACATTAAGTCACATTTAGTCTTTCTAACCCACATGCTCCTGGTTTGGAATTAAAGATTTGCAGTTTCTGGTAATCCTCTGACATTCATTTGAAATGCCTATAAAAGGTCCAGttcaaacaaaaaagaaagcttaaCAATAGCTATTGCACATATGTAAGAGCTGGCCTAAAGGTCTTCCTGAAGATCCAGGCTTTAGAAGAAGGGCTATTTTAAGAACTGGTATCAGTGTACATTGGAACACTGGCACAAATGTCACCTATTCTTGGTTTTAATCATAAGGGCGACAAGTAAACATCAACacatgaaaaaaggaaaacaaacagcatttcaCAGAGCAAGGGGTTGGAGACGAAGTTGTGGTTAGTGTTTTGCAGTCGAATCTCGAGGATAGAATTCAGCCAGTGTTGTTTGGGGAATTCTCTTCAACATCTCCTTGGGGAAGATTCGCAAAAGCTGCCATCCAATGTCCAAGGTCTCGTAAACAGTACGATTTTCATAAGGACCTACAGAAATCAACCACAGACTGAAATATGGGGCAGGAAAGTGTCTCAGCAGCAAGGGTATCTCAAAACAAGACCTTCTAGGTGTTAATGTGTACTGTGATGTTCTTGAAACTGACACTTACCCTGAGCAATGAAGTTCTTCTCAAACTTCTGCAGAAACTCCAGATAAAGAAGATCATCTGAGGTAAGAGCTTCCTCACCTACTACAGCCTTCATGGCCTGCACGTCCTTCCCAATAGCATAGCAGGCATACTAGAAGGGACCGAAACAGAAGAGCTTTTACCTTGGTAACTAAAATACACCCTCAGCTTAACAGCAACTGAGGTGGTTGCTTGGAAGGATGACATTGGAGGTCACTTACAGAGCTCAAGCCAACATCATTACCATATTACACAGTGACCAATACAGTAAGAACAACTCAGTCTATGGTTAATATAGAAAGGAACAATTTATGCAGTAACTGCTGAGAACATTAGGTGTTCTACATCATACAGCATGCACATTTCATGCTGCAGAGAATCAAGTGAAGGTGACTCAGAAGGCTACAGAGCACCTAGGTGAAGGTTGATTAGCAAGAAGTGTGTTTGAAATATGCCTCTCCTTCCCTGAAGAGATTTTTACATACCAGTTGGTTGGATACATCTGCATGATCCTTCCTGGTCATGCCCTCTCCAATAGCTGACTTCATCAGTCGAGACAAGGAGGGCAGTACATTAATAGGTGGGTAAATCtgaggagagaaacaaaaaagtagTTAATAATAATACTTTAAAAAGCAAGGAAGTTGGTCTTAAATGTGTTCCAACCACTGTGTACCCACCTGTCTGTTGTGCAGCTGCCTATCCACATAGATTTGTCCCTCAGTGATGTATCCAGTCAAGTCAGGGATAGGATGAGTAAtatctttataaaaaaaaaaagaatgacagTTTTCAAACCTTTTATATCCTTTCCAGCAGTAAAGTgccaggttttctttttttcagagttaAATGACTTCTATAGCAAAATGCCATCAGTGAGTACTTCCATATATCATTAAGTGCTCCTACCCAAGAGCTGTAAGCTCTCCTGACAGGGTGCTAGAGAACAGCCCAGAAGTCTTGAAATGGACAAAGCATTCTTCTTAATGATACCAAGACAGCAGCCAAGAACTGCACCACCAAGTGAAAACCCAAGGGCCACAGGACTCCCACCTTTCTGTTTGCATTGAACAAGTCATTTAAAGTACAAGttattaaaaaattgaaaataactCACCATCATTGGGCATGGTAAGAATGGGAATCTGAGTAATTGAGCCATTTCTGCCTTCCACACGCCCAGCACGTTCATATATAGTAGCCAAGTCAGTGTACATGTAACCTGGGAAACCACGACGGCCAGGTACCTCCTCTCTAGCTGCTGAGACCTGAGAGGATTGAGAAAAGAATTTCCAAGATCACTCTGACAGACCTGCTACCCTCCCTAATTAATCTGCAAGAGTCACTGCAAGTTCCTCTTCCTGCAAGTAGTACTGAGATACAGATGTGCAAACCCCTCCAAAGAGAAATATGTCACCCCAACTGTTGCCAAGGCAAATCAGAAATGTTAAACTGCTGAATGTCACGAATTAAATTCAAATATGAAAGACAGTAATAGCTCTCTGACTATCAACCGTAATTCTAGGTGAGCAATGAGTAACTAAAAGCCTCACTGGCTAATTTAAGAACATTGTAAGGAATACTAATCATAACAGTTGGAGCAAAAATTTGCATTTTCACATTATACTATGAACTCTTTCTGGCAACACTCAGCATGTGAGTTCATAAAAACATACCTCTCGTAGAGCTTCAGCATAGGAGCTCATATCTGTCAGAATGACCAGCACATGCTTCTCACACTGATATGCCAAGAACTCTGCCGTTGTTAGAGCCAGACGAGGTGTGATAATGCGTTCAATGCTGAAATAGAACAGCATGGCATATTAATGACAGGTACTTCAAAGCCACAAAGGAACGGTCTGAAGTTACAAACACATTAAAACCCTCTGAAAAATCTGCAAGATGCTCCAAGTGGAATACCAGCATTTCATACTTGGCTTAACTGCAGAATGTCTGCGCCACATCTGCAGATCAACAGTGAGGCCTTGGCTTCCagtttatttgttcttttcagcTCTTCTCAACCAACACAGTTCTAACTACTTACGTTGGGTCATTGGCCAAATTCAAGAACAGACACACGTTGTCCATGGACCCATTTTCCTCAAAGTCTGATTTGAAGAACCGAGCAGTTTCCATGTTCACCTAAATCATGAAATTAAAGCATCAGTTTCAGATCAGACTTCAGCATTCAGCACTTAAACCCTTCATACTATTGACTTACACCCATAGCAGCAAACACGATGGCAaaattttcttcactgtaaTCCATCACATCTTTGGATTTCTTCACCAAG
This DNA window, taken from Gallus gallus isolate bGalGal1 chromosome 22, bGalGal1.mat.broiler.GRCg7b, whole genome shotgun sequence, encodes the following:
- the ATP6V1B2 gene encoding V-type proton ATPase subunit B, with protein sequence MAAVAAARRMVNGAGPGGAREQAAALTRDFLSQPRLTYKTVSGVNGPLVILDQVKFPRYAEIVHLTLPDGTRRSGQVLEVSGSKAVVQVFEGTSGIDAKKTSCEFTGDILRTPVSEDMLGRVFNGSGKPIDRGPAVLAEDFLDIMGQPINPQCRIYPEEMIQTGISAIDGMNSIARGQKIPIFSAAGLPHNEIAAQICRQAGLVKKSKDVMDYSEENFAIVFAAMGVNMETARFFKSDFEENGSMDNVCLFLNLANDPTIERIITPRLALTTAEFLAYQCEKHVLVILTDMSSYAEALREVSAAREEVPGRRGFPGYMYTDLATIYERAGRVEGRNGSITQIPILTMPNDDITHPIPDLTGYITEGQIYVDRQLHNRQIYPPINVLPSLSRLMKSAIGEGMTRKDHADVSNQLYACYAIGKDVQAMKAVVGEEALTSDDLLYLEFLQKFEKNFIAQGPYENRTVYETLDIGWQLLRIFPKEMLKRIPQTTLAEFYPRDSTAKH